The genomic DNA CGATTCAATCTAGTACGATCCAGGTTCACGGAGACCCATTTCATTCAGTCAGAGACAGCCTGTTTAAGTAATATCAAATTGGTTTGACCCAGAATGAAGATAAATCCATGTTACGGTTGACACAGTAATTGCGACTATTAGAACTCTGCTCTATTTCAATGCAATTTTCTATCCCATAAATATCGTAATTTTAGGAGTGAGCTGTCAAGTAACTTATTCTCTGCCTGACAAAATAGCATGTAGACTAGCTTCTAGACTGTTAgtattattttgatatgttttcattttcacaCTATGAACTAATGCCCTTTTGAATATGCGAGTATAACCGTTCATTCGGCGGTAGGAAAATGTATCCATGTTATTATTAAATGGGTACGTGTTCCGCAGATTAAATTTAGAgataaatgtgaaaaataaaaatcctgGAAACAGCTTAGGAAATGCAAGGACGcgaaaaataaatactgaaataatacAACTGAACGGAAATCGGCGAGTACGAAAGCTGATTTGAACCATATATCCGCAGTGCGTTAAAAGAAAATGGACATTTTCGGCAAAAACATTTGTTATCATATGCAACTCAAACTGTTGCAAACTGTATACAAAATAATGAATACTATCGTTACTTTTACAAGAAAATATCGTTAAACATTTTAATGCGCAAAACAAGTGCATCGTTGTTTCCTTCGATTTTTTTCGCTGCAATGATTATTTCAGACcattaaataaataatgttttagtTTCTATCTCAGATTCCTAACGACAAAATACATTTTACCTTTTTAACTGCCTGAAGTATCCATTTTACACTGTCCGATCCATCTTGGAATATTACCGATCCTTCGTATTAAAAGAATAAACGCATTGTGCAAACACAGATTTTCGCTTTACACCTTTCTCGGACAAGACTTCAAgccattttacttaaaatttgtaagcatccgctggcgaaatattaatgaaagatcaaACCTTTTTGtaacacaaaatttaatttcaaacattattAAAAACTCAATTCATTGCACATTGTACTGAATGGATGAATAAAAATACttccaaaaataaaccattcTAGAACTATTTGTTGCAGACTTAGGGattgtataatatgtatataatatgtatTGTTTGAATCTTCCGGCGGACCCTATCCTTTTATTTAAGTTCTCCGTCGGCACTTATATTCGTGGTTTGCAGTTAAcatgtatttcatgtttttcatgcctttcttttgttttaaatagtattCTTGGCGGGAAAGCCTTATATAAATAGAATGACTTGAGTCGATAATAAGTTGGATGTAATTACGGAAGGTTGTgttcatgataaaataaatagatgaaaattaaatgaaataattttgataataaggttttacttttgttttatatCCGATATGTGGATattaaaataaagtataataaaaaatgaaagggtATCCACATTATTCCTGGAACAGTACGTTTCAGGTGAACGGAACGTAGATCTATTTCAGTATATTCCTCAAAGTTAATCTGAATGAAATTGCTGTAAAAGGAGAAATGGTTACTTGTTTCACATTTACGTTCTGTAGAAAGCAACCAAATTGCGACTTCAAACgtacatatattttataattattccaatataaaaaaaactgtccgatcatttaagtgaaaaattaaacTAAGCAATTTAATTAATTGTTAACTTAGCACTTTAACCAtgttaaattaaaagtaaagttaAACTATCACGAGACTCTCGTGCATTCTGAACCTCGTGCTGATTAAAATGTATGGTGTCTCAGGCGTGCCAGTTACATGTTAATTTAAGAGAACATACAATACAGAAGTGGTTATGAATTTGTGCCTGTGtataatatcaatgaaatgaatatttcaaagttGATGACACAAAACAAGTGCGCACTATATATACTCTCAATACATGTATTGAATAGACATTTTATAGTTAGGCATAAAATAATtgattgtttccggtatcccgacctaccctaaatttttgttttggcccgaccataaatgtttttattgccttggagaatatttctttcaactttttaataaaaagttgcaaaactgcactttttctgctttaaacatggtcagtgatgttagaaatcaacttactgatgctctaaaggtataacccccttatttgtattcattttttgaccaaaaagaaataatttccgaaaagtatcactaaataaaaaaaaaatccgacttacctaccctaattttttgagcatgttaccggaaacataGACTTTTTTTAGGCCTTCAGAAGGTACAAAATTCAGTCTCCATTTTGCTTTCTAAAGACTTACATATTCAATTTACAGTATACCAGccataaggttataacacactaaatagttgttgttctttattctatataaaactgacctatttccactggccgcagcacacatcaggacccattttaaatgtctgtaacctacattttcttgaagaatattgttagtgctaaataaaaatcaaaaataaagtgggggtcatatttgatgcaagaaaaataatttcagtcaaacacacaaactgcaaatccagctaaaaaatgagaccccaaattatactgatggtgtatgatctaagtttccttgaacaattttgtcatgttgttattcaaaaaaaaaaaaaaaatgcaaaaaaaatgaggaaaatagTTCTGCAGAGCAAAaaatctgaggactatttgtatccgtcattatgcgactaccttttttttttgggcgccatttttctatttagtgtctgtatgcctataagaaaagcgtttttctctgacactgtgccagtttcatttgaaatgtgcaagaaatctaaatacatgaaaaaatacaaggttttagcttgatatcaacaatttctaaggttttatggcattttcagtaccagaagacaaagcgtcagattttgtcaaaaatagctgtcgcgacataattttgaagcagttaccctaaatgcagccttgttttgccctgttttgacattttctactctgatatgcatacaaattacacatttaaactactgttaaatatgttcacttttacctctgatggccataAATTAGCAATCATCAGACTATAAATCtgcagttttaataaaaaaaaacaaaaaaactcaaaacagtgaaaatatgatatttttgggttttatcctcattttcaacaaagtggctataaatttgtcattttctatcaaattctaatgaAAGTAGCCCATATCCaacatcatctggccagatttcaattttcaccaatgtcatcttataggttatacacactaaatagttgttgttctttattctatatgaaactgACCTATATCCactggccgcagcacacatcaggaccaattctaaatgtctgtaacctacattttcttgaagaatattgttagtgctaaataaaaatcaaaagaaaaatgggggtcatgtttgatgcaagaaaaataatttcagtcaaacacacaaactgcaaaatcagctaaaaatgagaccccaaattatactggtggtgtatgatctaagtttccatgaaaaattttgtcatgttgttatttcattatgaaaatgctacctacatgtcaagcacagatctgtcatgtgattttagcaaaaaaaaaatgcaaagaaaataaggaaaatagctctacagagcaaaaaaactaaggagtatttgtatccgccattacgctaccattttttttcgcgccaattttctatttagtgtctgtatgccataaaCATGTCTCAGTATACCAGCCATAAACATGTCTCAATGATATTTACTTATATATTCTCGTATTTAGATTGCCTTATATTCTCAGAAAGGCTTATACATGTTGGATGTTTCTGTGTAAGATTGAAGTAGCTATTACGAGTGAATACACACAAGTGGCATAGATATGGTGTTCATTAGAAAAAGACATTGCACTTCTTCTTTTCACGACaaaaaatttacaacattaaatTGCTATACTGTTGTATTATAGATAAAATGGCAACCACTGTTCAGTCAACAGCCAACAGTGAAGGAAAAGTAGATGAAAAGAAATCTGAAGGTATCTCTGATAAAGTAATACAGGAGTCGGAAGAGGCGAATAGGAAATGTGACAAACAAGGCATAACCGATCGcgttaaaacaaaattgaatgatTGAAAGACAGTTCTTCTTAATACTGCTATCACAGGAAATAGTGGCTTTGGAAAATCAAGCTATATAAAAGCCTTACTTGGTGTGTCAACTGATGATAAATGGTTGCTACAGTTGGAGTGGTTGAAACGAACTACCGCCCCAGCCCATTTTCTACatccagaaaacaaaaataatattatggGATTTCCCCGAGCTAGGCATATTGAAAgtacatttctgaaattaagcTTGTGCTCAGAGCAATGTGATgtgaataacatttcaaaatttcaacgAATCGTTCATCACAactttgaaaagtcacaaaaatatattaaaatgtctagaattaaaaaaaaaaatagcccgAAACGTTTTGAAGAAAGCAAGtggcaaccaaacaaaataatgagCTTTAAAATAATCAGGCCCTGTGGAAAGGAGCATTTAATGTTTGAGTGATATTTAGCCGCTGTCTAGCAAAACAATCGAAACATTAAAATCTACATCTCTCAGAATGGTTGATGTAATTGATTGTTTGATGTAACAGTCTCTAATTGCTATATTATTGTATTACAGATAAGATGGCGACCACTGTTCGTGATCAGTCAACAGCCAACAGTGAAGGAATTGTAGATGGAAAGAAATCTGATGGCATCTCTGATAAAGTAATACAGGAGTCGGACGTGGCGAATAAGAAATGTGACATACCAGGTATAACTGATCGCGTTTAAACAgaccttaatgaatgacagacgATTCTCTTAATATCAATTTCACAGAACGATGTTGGTTGGAAAATCAAACTACATAAAAGCCTCTGTGTGTCAGCTGGTGATAAAGGGCTGCTACAGTTAGAGTCGTTGAAACATTGATGCCTAAAGACCATTTTCACATCCGGGAAATAAAAACATAGTAATTTGAGATTTGCTCGGTCTAGGCATATTGAAAGTACATTTTTGAGATTTAGCTTGTGCCCAGAGCAGTATGATTATTGTTTCAAAAGATATTCACCCGTTttgtataaacaaaatattaaggTATTTTTCTGACCTTATACTCTCAGAAAGGCTGAGAAAATTCACTgcttaacacttaccctgctaaattgctataatgaacttgtccttctttcaatttggacagtgcgaTTAACTGTTGAAAGCGGTTCATATCAAAAAGATAATGTCTGAATGACGGGcagtgcagatcgtgatcagactgcatggatgtgaaggctgatcatgatctacactggtcgcaaaggcagaaccaatcgtgtttagcatgataaggctTAATTCCACGACAACAAAGACTTCAAACATTAAATAGTTATACTGTTGTATTATAGATAAGATGGCAACCACAGGTTGTGATCAATCAACAGCCGATGGTAACGGAAAAGGAGATGAAAAGAAATCTGAAGGCATCCCTGATAAAGTATCACAGAATTTAGACAAGGCGAATAAGAAACCTGAGAAACCAGGTATAACTGATCGCATTAAAATAAACCTGAATGAATACAAGATGGATAAGTTCTTATATTCTTTGTTCAGTATTTAATTTGGtttttaaactaaacaatattACTCTGTGTAGATATTGATGACGTAGTTTTTATTACGACATCTGTTTACGAGCCTTTTCCATGATTTGTTAGTCAGTCTTGCTTGTTAaccaataaattaaattattaaacacattttgattattattaaattaatgataTATCATTCTACATCTTGTAGCCATAAAGCTGGAATAGCTCACGTATTTATACTGccttatatatgttttatataaggGTTgcggggttcgttttgaggaggctgcgcttttggtgcgtggcattccctgtttgatatttctctttgtttttatatatatttatacaggctACAATTCATCGCTTAAGTACACAAAACAAGGaggaatatccaacagggaaaaccacgttccaaaaacgcagcctccccaaaggcacacacaaTCAACACACGCACAACATACACACAttcacaaaataaacacacaaggacaaaacaaacaaatacaggaacacagcggggcaccgccttggaacggtcagtggcaaaaccactacTGGGGAGTTTataccggtttatggtgcacctaacctaaCTCTTACCCCCACACGACTACAGCACTATATTGTTTTACTGTTGTATTATAGATAAGATGACAAACACAGGTTCTGATCAATCAACAGTGAACATTAAAGGAAAAGAAGATGGAAAGAAATCTGATGACATCTCTGATAAAGTCCTAAAGGAATTGGACGAGGCCTATAAGAAACAAGGCATACCCGGTATAACTGATCGCGTAAAAGCAAACCTGGATGATTGGAAGTCAGTTCCTCTAAATATTGCTGTCATAGGAAATAGTGGGGTTGGGAAATCAAGCTACATAAATGCCTTACTTGGTTTGTCAGCTGATGATAAGGGAGCTGCACCAGTTGGAGTGGTTGAAACAACTGTCACTCTTACACCTTTTTCGCATCCTGGAAACAAAAACTTAACATTATGGGATTTGCCCGGGGTAGGAACTCCAAATTTCCCCAAAGACGGCTATCTtcagaaaataaactttaaaaaatacgaTTTCTTTCTGGTATTGACTGCAACTCGATTCACAGAGAATGATATTTGGTTGGCACAAAAGATAAGAGATTTAGGAAAGAAATTTTATTTGATCAGAACTAAAATTGACATGGACATATCTAACGATAAGAAAGCCCATCCTAATACCCATTACAAGGGATAATGTCATTCAAAAAGTACGTTCAGACTGTATGAACCAGttggaaaatcaaaattttacaaatccTCGCGTATTCATCATCAGCAATTTTGGTGTGACCGAGTTTGACTTCGGGAAATTGTCAGAATGTCTAATTCGGGATGCTCCTGACCTCAAAAGGGAAGCATTAACTCTATCATTAAGCGTTCTAACTGAAGAAATTATCAGAGCCAAAGAAAAGTatctaaaaaaaagaatatacatTGTTTCGATTGCCTCGGCTGCAGCTGCTGCCGTTCCAATACCAGGGGTGGGCTTTACTGTGGATATATCAACTCTCCTTGAAGAAGCACTGTTTTACCGAAAGCAACTGCGACTCGATGATGCGTCAGTTGAAGAAAATGCCGCGGCTTTGAATATTTCAGTCACTGAGTTGAAGAAAAGATTTAATCTACAAAGTCAGCTTATTTCATACACGGCAAGAGGTCTGCTTGCATTCTTTGGTTCCCTAGGACTAGCGAAACTTTCTGAAAACGTGTTAAAAGTTGCACTTCCGCTCATCGGTTGCTTCATTGCAGCTGGGGTGTCTTATGGAGTTCAAGTATACTGTTTAAAACAACTGTTGAATACAATGGTAACTGATGCATTGACAATCAATGCAGAGATGAATGTCATCCTTGCCAGCAATACCATTTAAGACATTTAAGCGACACACAAACTGCTGCGACACAAACTGGTGACGTAAACGCAATGGTACAAACTGATGACATAAACGCAATGACACAAACTGGTGATGTAAACGCAATGGCACAAACTGGTGACGTAAACGCAATGGCACAAACTGGTGACGTAAACGCAATGGCACAAACTGATGACGTAAACGCAATGGCACAAACTGGTGACAACAAGGAAACTGCTGCGACACATACTGGTGACGTAAACGCAATGGTACAAACTGGCGACATAAACGCAATGACACAAACTGGTGATGTAAACGCAATGGCACAAACTGGTGACGTAAACGCAATGGCACAAACTGGTGACGTAAACGCAATGGCACAAACTGATAACGTAAACGCAATGGCACAAACTGGTGACAACAAGGAAACTTAAGATTTAGTAACCGTAAAATAACGCATTTCACGTGTTTGTTTGTGGACTCTATGACATGTATACAACACATACAATGATTCTAaatcaaatgtttaaatgttataaCTTGGAATCGCGCatgtcattttgaataaaatcattttgtatatttgatacaTAGAATTGTATTGGTTTACAATATTTTTCGAATGGAAAAGTGGGGTAGTCATTTGATGAAGGTGTTGAACAGTTTGTCTTAACTTAGTTAATTAGTATCTTTAATGAATTGAAAAGAAGTAATCCTATAACAGTTTTATTCAAAACCAAGTTGTCCCTGGGATAAATTTGTTTACCGTTTGCAGCATCTCCACATAgttttgtatattaaatataGAGTGTATATTACATTAATGTATTTTCAAACTGAATTCATTAAACTAGTTAAATCAATAATAAGCAACGTCTTCTATACTTTAAACAACGTCAACGTCAAAATGGTGATACAAGTGTATTAAACTAGAGTAATATGAAAACATGTGATAGTTTCATTTCACCGACGCACGATGTCGTATAAATAAtgaatgagccgtgccatgagaaaaccgacatagtgcatttgcgacaagcatggatcctgatcagcctGCGAATCAACGcagtctgatctggatccatgctgttcgctaacgtttcCCCTATTTGCAATAGGGTTttaaagcgaacagtatggatcctgaccagtctgctgcgcggatgcgcatgctagtctggatctatgctggtcgcaaatgcactatgttggttttctcatgacgcggctcaagtAGTATTAGTTATTTCTGCATTCAGAAagttatgtattgtttttttagtTCCAAACCAGTGGAACACCGGAGGGAGGTACTATAAGAATGCCATCGGTCCGTCTGCATGTCCGAGCTTACATCTGCATACTTAGGTAGCTTAGGAACAATATGTAACTGTACTTcttttttgatgtcattcatttcgTAAGTTTTATGTAGCTATATTTCTTTTACGTGACTAAAAGAacaagagagagaaaaaaagagtagccacataactacccatatgtaggaacgtcgtTCGTCTTTCCGTCCACCAATCATGATCCTGCGATAACTCAAAAAGAATATAaactaggttcataaaactttgtttgtGAATAgggggcaatatgtagattatgcacgttTATAACTTATGcctgtaggtcataggtcaaggccACTATTGAAggtaaagtaaaaattgtttctgacccattacttttatatgcattgatggattatcttaatgcTCCTCCAAACAAACGTTCcgcatgatgagacaatgtgtcaacgcaTCTTTGCATtgtgatctatgcttgtcggttaaaggttaaggtcacttttcgaggtcaagtaaaatttgtttctgttcCATTACTTTTTATTGCATTGCAAGATTTTTaatactacacagaaatgttccccatgattaacCTGTGTGTCACACACATGTCCCATGGTTGCCGGTCAAAGGTCAtagtcactattgaaggtcaagtaaaattgtttttccaCCGTTATGGAACTTCTGTagtgccactgcaatactcggtcacttttGTTTTCTCAATTAAGTGTACAATGCTTATACCGAGTTTGCCTTGTCTCATTCACAAAATGTAAGCTTCATTGATAGTTCACACACGGGCACATCACACTGGCAATGGTATATTATTGtcatattaatttttataatttcataaattagcAATGGCTTTAACAATCATTTTCCACTGACCTGGACAAAAGAAATGCCACACACATTGTGAATTTAAGATGCATTTTACCCGATTTTTTCCCGATAACGGTTGTTTCTCCTATGAAATAAGTTGTTATTTGCTTTCTGAGAAGTAAACTAAGTTTTGCAGGCGGgagaataaatattttgaattaacaTCTCTGGAGCGGGCTAAAATAAATGATCGTAGTCTGGTAAGTACCACGTATATACCGGATATACCGGCTGTACAAATCTGCGATTTAGAGTGTTAAATTCAGATAGAatcaaatgtttatgttttgcaaGAAATGTAAACATACCGTTTCAAATGATGCGGGTAAATATTCCATACTGGAAACAAGCTttaaatgatcattttatatacCCGGACTCTTATCCAATCCATAAAATGCGGACTTCGCTCAAAACATCGAGAACATTCTTGTTAATGGTGGACTAAGATAGGTTTCAAACGCTTTTAAGACCAAATATTTACGCTCACGGAACAAACACAGTGTATATATTAACGAATACAAAGgaagtcaaaatgtttgtttttgtcttATTTCTCTTACCCACTATTGTAATCCTTTAAAACATAGCGCACGTTTGTGTGAATTACGAAAATTACGCCGAATATATCAAACATGATTGATGGATATTTTGCCGTATAAAATGGAGCGAATTGGCGTATTTGTTCTAGAATGAGCAAACATACATTACTAGTAATTGTGACACATGTGTCAGTATTCTTTAATTTATTACGGATTATCCAATATGCTCAACATGTTTTAAGAAGTTGCTCAGTTACCCGAATTCTATAGGGTAACTGAGCCATACAAAGTTACAACGTTCAGTAACTTCATCTGACCGTTGGCGCTATCCGAGATGACGGACATACAGTAGTTCAATAGTTGTATTTCAGCAGGGATATAAAATATGCTGATATCTTTAAGGACATTAGTTAACATCAAATTACCTGTTATCATTATTTAAATTGCCACAGCGCttaaattatgtctccccctccccccccccccccccaccacacacacacacaataggGGAGACATATTATTATTCCCTGTCTgtgtgtccccccccccccccccccccccccccctcccaccacACACACAATAGGGGAGACATATTATTATTccctgtctgtgtgtccgtcatACTTCATTTCTgaccaataactggagaaccatttgacctagaaccttcaaactttatcgGGTGGTAGTTTTcgggttactccatcaaaggtggaaaaccgtttccgatcaataacttgacaaccacttgacccaacacatcataggatgattggacacgcAGAGTGTATGGCCCCTATTGATTGTAGGGGTCACtctggtaaaggtcaaggtcacacaggggcctaaacatggaaaagaatttccgatcaataacttgtaTTGAGAATCggttgaaccagaatgttgaaacttcatgatGATTGGACATGGAGAATAGGTGATcgctattgatttttgggtcgcTTCTTTAAAggttaaacttaagtcaaaatacCAATAATACAGATGTTTGCCTATAACAGGAATGAACTTTCCTTTATACTGTGTAAACCTTGTAGAAACCTGAAGATTTTTCGCACAAACTATTTTCAcctgatattttcatttttattcccaAAAACTGAGACTTTCAGTTACttgaaaaaaacatgcatataaTGTAATAC from Mercenaria mercenaria strain notata chromosome 11, MADL_Memer_1, whole genome shotgun sequence includes the following:
- the LOC123531923 gene encoding T-cell-specific guanine nucleotide triphosphate-binding protein 2-like isoform X2; its protein translation is MATTVQSTANSEGKVDEKKSEDKMATTVRDQSTANSEGIVDGKKSDGISDKVIQESDVANKKCDIPDKMATTGCDQSTADGNGKGDEKKSEGIPDKVSQNLDKANKKPEKPDKMTNTGSDQSTVNIKGKEDGKKSDDISDKVLKELDEAYKKQGIPGITDRVKANLDDWKSVPLNIAVIGNSGVGKSSYINALLGLSADDKGAAPVGVVETTVTLTPFSHPGNKNLTLWDLPGVGTPNFPKDGYLQKINFKKYDFFLVLTATRFTENDIWLAQKIRDLGKKFYLIRTKIDMDISNDKKAHPNTHYKG
- the LOC123531923 gene encoding interferon-inducible GTPase 1-like isoform X1; this encodes MATTVQSTANSEGKVDEKKSEGISDKVIQESEEANRKCDKQDKMATTVRDQSTANSEGIVDGKKSDGISDKVIQESDVANKKCDIPDKMATTGCDQSTADGNGKGDEKKSEGIPDKVSQNLDKANKKPEKPDKMTNTGSDQSTVNIKGKEDGKKSDDISDKVLKELDEAYKKQGIPGITDRVKANLDDWKSVPLNIAVIGNSGVGKSSYINALLGLSADDKGAAPVGVVETTVTLTPFSHPGNKNLTLWDLPGVGTPNFPKDGYLQKINFKKYDFFLVLTATRFTENDIWLAQKIRDLGKKFYLIRTKIDMDISNDKKAHPNTHYKG
- the LOC128546829 gene encoding T-cell-specific guanine nucleotide triphosphate-binding protein 2-like codes for the protein MNQLENQNFTNPRVFIISNFGVTEFDFGKLSECLIRDAPDLKREALTLSLSVLTEEIIRAKEKYLKKRIYIVSIASAAAAAVPIPGVGFTVDISTLLEEALFYRKQLRLDDASVEENAAALNISVTELKKRFNLQSQLISYTARGLLAFFGSLGLAKLSENVLKVALPLIGCFIAAGVSYGVQVYCLKQLLNTMVTDALTINAEMNVILASNTI